A stretch of Bos indicus x Bos taurus breed Angus x Brahman F1 hybrid chromosome 17, Bos_hybrid_MaternalHap_v2.0, whole genome shotgun sequence DNA encodes these proteins:
- the C17H12orf43 gene encoding protein CUSTOS: MSPYRSLKRRSSIVSPEMQVFVKNPSGGSHTFAIYSSSLVLDLKCQIEVREGLLRKKQQLEFQGQVLQDEWKDDRAWRRSPQSFAVLQGGGTRGTMSDLESSSSSSSDEEELERCREAALPAWGLEQRPRGPEKPGVDATNAKLPANQPSLRHKVDEHEQDGNELQTTPEFRAHVAKKLGALLDSSITISEIVKEPRKSEVQQGALEDDGFRLFFTSIPGGPEKEAAPQPCRKRLPSSSSSDDGDEELRRCREAAVSASDILQESAIHGHVSVEKKKKRKLKKKAKKEDSADVAAAATSKAAVGRQEKESAQLNGDQAPPGTKKKKRKKKTKKASEASPSPPTKSAAAVPSN; encoded by the exons ATGAGTCCATACAGAAGCTTAAAGAGAAGATCCAGT ATCGTCTCTCCTGAGATGCAGGTCTTTGTGAAGAATCCCAGCGGTGGGAGCCACACCTTTGCCATTTACTCCAGCAGCTTAGTCCTTGACCTGAAGTGTCAGATTGAAGTGAGGGAGGGGCTACTCagaaagaagcaacagctagagtTCCAAGGCCAAGTCCTGCAGGACGAGTGGA AGGACGACCGCGCCTGGAGGCGCTCCCCACAATCCTTTGCGGTGCTTCAAGGTGGCGGCACCCGTGGCACCATGAGCGATCtggagagcagcagcagcagcagcagcgatgaAGAGGAGCTGGAACGGTGCCGCGAGGCAGCGTTGCCGGCTTGGGGCTTGGAGCAGCGCCCGAGGGGTCCAGAGAAGCCAGGAGTCG ATGCTACAAATGCTAAGTTGCCAGCCAACCAGCCAAGCCTCAG GCACAAGGTAGATGAGCATGAACAAGACGGCAACGAGCTTCAGACCACCCCCGAATTCCGAGCCCATGTAGCCAAGAAACTGGGAGCCCTGCTGGACAG CTCCATTACCATTTCAGAAATCGTGAAGGAGCCAAGAAAGTCCGAGGTGCAGCAAGGCGCCCTGGAGGATGACG GCTTCCGCCTTTTCTTCACGTCCATCCCTGGAGGCCCCGAGAAGGAAgctgctccccagccctgccGGAAACGGTTGCCTTCCAGCTCCAG CAGCGATGATGGCGACGAGGAGTTACGGCGCTGCCGGGAGGCGGCTGTGTCCGCTTCTGACATTCTCCAGGAGTCCGCCATCCATGGCCATGTCTCcgtggagaaaaagaagaaacggAAGTTGAAAAAGAAAGCCAAGAAGGAGGACAGTGCTGACGTGGCCGCTGCCGCCACCAGCAAGGCCGCAGTCGGGAGGCAGGAAAAGGAGTCTGCCCAGCTCAACGGAGACCAGGCGCCCCCTGGGACCAAAAAGAAGAAACGGAAGAAAAAGACCAAGAAGGCCAGTGAGGCCTCCCCGTCCCCGCCAACAAAGAGCGCTGCTGCCGTTCCCTCGAACTGA